One genomic window of Penaeus chinensis breed Huanghai No. 1 chromosome 35, ASM1920278v2, whole genome shotgun sequence includes the following:
- the LOC125044376 gene encoding palmitoyltransferase ZDHHC11-like — MGDGRPWWSGPRRVRRVHGLQLPLHPQQVLAWLVMAAFTSLMYGAVLPALHSRLATPLAVVTGMVFAAHILTHIVALALDPADTQLRARKDRQQVPEFDRNVHSHVIENGRCHLCNITISSSRTKHCSACNKCVDVFDHHCKWLNHCVGRRNYRVFLACVITAILSCLLVMATCLAEIVLYYFKREYLAPWESPRPEVAPLPVEEVEDEASLTCSEGAPYCHFSIFGALVYDGAFIGLLSTLFSVALVAEVLLVHLAAFHAYIICLGFTTYEYIRGHHLRGSTSAHSFSTYGRDGGTEREGAVCGWAVKRVPANNQITPSSTTDTNLLSTISVDSLSTSTTTARSPRSSTSTTPGLSPTTPSDDSRSPSASKNQLLNHSSRIQQSGGRGCSAMASPTNTAPRTPPTRASSVPQLPQIQVGRARAQLRTLSRAVSTAVSEFTVDEDVEVRVVALPRPRPSRRRLRSSIAPHLSPIKECDQIAPSPPTVRAVREQSSASPSPAASPAQTPVHTPSRSPRPSPVRGPHTPTKVSPLAGGADVTRRANGHSIVSRVKMNGNIGETTNGYSRTPPPVSSANTKLLKEVGAHGGVYVGPQDPNCNMLGSRACNSGSAPRTNGTVAHVELHM; from the coding sequence ATGGGTGACGGGCGGCCGTGGTGGTCGGGCCCGCGCCGCGTGCGCCGCGTGCACGGCCTCCAGCTGCCACTACACCCGCAGCAGGTGCTCGCGTGGCTGGTGATGGCCGCCTTTACCTCCCTCATGTACGGCGCCGTCCTCCCCGCCCTCCACTCGCGCCTCGCCACGCCCCTCGCCGTCGTGACGGGCATGGTGTTCGCCGCCCACATCCTAACGCACATCGTGGCGCTGGCGCTGGACCCCGCCGACACGCAGCTGCGCGCCCGCAAGGACAGGCAGCAGGTGCCCGAATTCGATAGAAATGTGCATTCGCACGTCATAGAAAATGGACGCTGCCATCTGTGTAATATAACCATATCTTCTAGTCGGACTAAACACTGCAGCGCTTGCAACAAGTGCGTGGATGTGTTTGATCACCACTGCAAGTGGCTGAACCACTGCGTGGGCCGCCGCAACTACCGCGTGTTCCTGGCGTGCGTCATCACGGCCATCCTCTCGTGTCTGCTGGTCATGGCTACCTGCCTCGCCGAGATCGTGCTCTACTACTTCAAGCGGGAATACCTGGCGCCATGGGAATCCCCGCGCCCCGAGGTGGCCCCGCTCcccgtggaggaggtggaggacgaggccTCGCTCACGTGCTCGGAGGGCGCGCCCTACTGCCACTTCTCCATCTTCGGTGCTTTGGTCTACGACGGGGCCTTCATCGGCCTCCTGTCCACGCTGTTCTCAGTGGCGTTGGTGGCCGAGGTCCTGCTCGTCCACCTGGCCGCCTTCCACGCTTACATCATATGCCTGGGCTTCACCACCTACGAGTACATCCGGGGGCATCACCTCCGGGGCTCGACCTCCGCCCACTCCTTCAGCACGTATGGGCGTGACGGCGGCACGGAGCGCGAGGGCGCCGTGTGCGGGTGGGCGGTGAAGCGCGTGCCCGCCAACAACCAGATCACGCCCTCCTCCACCACGGACACCAACCTCCTATCCACGATATCCGTGGACTCCCTCAGCACCTCCACCACCACGGCCCGCTCCCCCCGGTCTTCCACATCCACCACGCCCGGCCTCTCACCCACCACGCCCTCGGACGACAGCCGCTCGCCGTCGGCCTCCAAGAACCAGCTCCTAAACCACAGCTCGCGTATCCAGCAGAGCGGCGGGCGGGGCTGCTCGGCCATGGCGTCCCCCACCAACACCGCCCCCAGAACGCCTCCGACGAGGGCCTCCAGTGTGCCACAGCTGCCCCAGATCCAGGTGGGGCGCGCCAGGGCGCAGTTGAGGACCCTGAGCCGGGCGGTGTCGACCGCGGTCAGCGAATTCACGGTGGACGAGGACGTCGAGGTGCGCGTGGTGGCGCTGCCGCGGCCGCGACCGTCTCGTCGAAGACTGCGCTCCAGCATAGCGCCACATTTGTCGCCCATCAAGGAGTGCGACCAGATAGCGCCCAGCCCGCCCACGGTGCGGGCGGTGCGCGAACAATCGAGTGCGTCCCCGAGTCCGGCCGCCAGTCCCGCCCAAACCCCCGTTCACACGCCCTCCCGCAGTCCGCGGCCGAGCCCCGTGCGCGGGCCGCACACGCCCACGAAGGTGAGTCCGCTGGCGGGCGGCGCCGACGTGACGAGACGTGCCAACGGCCACAGTATTGTCAGTCGAGTGAAGATGAACGGTAACATCGGCGAGACCACCAATGGCTACAGCAGGACGCCGCCGCCAGTGTCTAGTGCCAATACCAAGTTGCTGAAGGAGGTGGGGGCGCACGGCGGCGTGTACGTCGGGCCCCAGGACCCCAACTGCAACATGCTGGGGTCGAGGGCGTGTAACAGCGGTTCCGCCCCGCGTACCAACGGCACGGTGGCCCACGTGGAACTACACATGTAG